Sequence from the Suncus etruscus isolate mSunEtr1 chromosome 1, mSunEtr1.pri.cur, whole genome shotgun sequence genome:
CTAGGACATTGCAGCCAAACTAGCGTTTGATACGCAATAGCCATGCGGGCAGAAGCTGGTTGCCCTCTGGGCTCAGGCTGCTCCACCCTCTGAGTCGCAGTTGCCCCGGCCTCGGGTGCTGTGCAGATTTGATGAGTCATGGTCACTTTGAGAAAACAGCCCATTTGTGGAAACCTTGTGTGACAATGCTTTGTGAACTGCAAAGCCTTCAAGAGATGTGACAGTTCTGATTACTTTGGTCTGAATGAACTGGTAGCCACTATTGGCCCTGGAAATCTTGGTCTGGCCAATTGTGGGTGCATGGTAGGCCTCTGGAAGCTTTGAATTACAAGGtacatggtgtttttttttttttccctctgtttcATCAGACACCTGCGCAACGGGGCAGCCATTGCCCGCTGTAGCCAGCCTGAGATCAGCTGGTGGGGCTGGCGCAATGCAGATGATGAATACCTGGTCACATCCATCGCGAAAGCCTGTGCCCTGGACCCAGGAACAAGGGTCTCTGGAGCCTCTGTCAGCACTGGGAATAGTGATGCCAGTGAGGCATGTGACACTGACTTCGGTAAGGCGTGGAATGCTGCCTCCACTGTGACCTTCTTGATTTAAGGAGTCCCTAGTGAGAGGATGGGTAGTAGATGACAACACCGGAAGGTCTCTTGTCTTTTAATAGGCTGTGGGCTTTCAAGGGTCTCTAGTTTCATCCCTTCTGAAGCAGGTAATCCCTGGGTCAGGGTCAGGCTGGAAAGCTGGCTGACTCAGGTCTGTCCCCGGGTGTGTATTTAGATTCTTCTCTGACGACATGCTCTGGAGTGGAGAGCACAGCGGCACCTCAGAAGCTGCTGATCCTGGATGCTCGATCCTACACAGCAGCAGTGGCGAACCGGGCCAAAGGTGGAGGCTGTGAATGTGAAGGTATTGTTCTCCCCACTGCTGCAGCTTGGAGGGACTCTTAGCTCAGTGCTGTGCAATGGAAAGAGCAAACACATCTCACTTGGATCAGGACTCTGCCATATTGTAGCTTTGACCCTGTTAAAGTTACTCATTTTAAGTTATGCTTTCCTTTATTTAGGTGAGCTTCCAAATAATGATCAAGGGTCCCCTTAGTCACTCCTGGAGATACTCAGCCAACTGGCCTGGATAGTTCAATGCTTGTGCCTGGCAATTTGGTGCTGTTTGGGCCTGGTGTTGCCCCGGGGCCTCCAGAACTAAACCTAGCAGTGCTGGTTGGGCACGGTATAATGTTAGGGATTAAATTCCTATTTGACGAGAAACCAGTGTTTTTATTTCATAGAGTATTTTGAAAGTATCCCaagtttcaattttttattaaagatgggactgtgaggggctggagcattggcgcaagcggtaaggtgtctgccttgtgtgtgctagcgtaggacggaccacggtttgatcccccggtaccccatatagccccccgagccaggagcgatttctgagcgaatagccaggagtactacccctgagtgtcactgagagtggcccaaaaaataaaaacaacaacaacaacaacaacaacaaatagactGTGGAGGGAGGAGTGAGTAGAGAGTGTACAGAGGGTTTTTGCCTTtcgttgcatgtggctgacctcgtTTGCACCGTAGCTCTGCTTGTtctccttagcactgctgggtgtggctcaatccCACATCTCACCCCATTCCTATAAAAGGGATAATGGGACCCAGTGCCTCAAATTCAAGTATTCTAAAATACAAAGGTCATGTTTGAGGCCTGAGATGTCTCAAATAATAAAAGGTTCAGAAGAACTTGAATAAATTTACCAGTGTCACATCAGTGAGTCTGGCAAAATGACATACTGGTATCAGGAACTATCGATGTCAAATGTCTTTCTAATCAGCCTTTGAATATTGCCACAGTTTCCTCTCTAAAATGAAGGCGACACATAATCTTGTAAAGGTATTGGATTGATTAAAATGTACATCTTTTGGTtatacccaatggcactcagggttactcctgtctctgcactcagaaatcactcctagcaggctccggggacaatatgggatgttaggaatcaaacccggcTTGGTCCCCAGTCGGCTGTGTGAAAggtaaaaatgccctaccactgtgcgattgctctggccccatagataCAGTTATTGGCATAGAGCAATGCCTCATTGAGTCCTTCTATGTTACTAGTAGTACCAACACTActgctatttatctttttttatttctgctaatTTCAGCACTTGAGCTTCCATACATAAAAGAGGGATTTAGATTTGCGGAGTATATTTAGTTGCCATCTTGATGCATTCTGCCCTGCTAGGGAAGCGTTACTGACTGCTGCTGCTCTTTCCAAGAAGCCTTTCCGGCAGACTTTCCACTTTTATGTCTACAGAATACTACCCCAACTGTGAGGTTGTGTTCATGGGAATGGCCAACATCCACGCCATCCGGAATAGCTTCCATTACCTGCGGGCTGTGTGTAGCCAGATGCCAGATCCTAGCAAGTACGTGTTTTCTGTTCTGATTGTTTGCTCCTTCTGTTCTCCCTTTTCTGCAACCATTTCCTATAGTATTAGCATAATTTGGGAGATATAGGAGACTAAGGGGCCTGGGTGCAGTGGACTGATTCTAAGAACACTTCTTGGCCATCATTTTGGCCCGACACAGAATTTGAAATCTCTTCTGTTTGGACTAGTACTCAAACAACATAGGGAACTGGTCAAAGATAATGGCAAGTGTACATGTTCTAAACCTCTGTTTAGGCAGGGGTTATTCACCTCATGTCCTATCTTTTCTACTTTACTGCTAGATGCTCTGAAAGGTCAGGAGCTCGACTTGGCTTCAGCCCTCACTAGGAGCTTTGGTGGGTGTGGCTGGAAGTGGTTGGTAGAGTGGCAGCACTTTAGCATCCTCCATGACAgactgatttcttcttttttagctGGTTGTCAGCCCTGGAGAGCACCAAGTGGCTGCAGCACTTGTCAGTGATGCTGAAGGCCGCTGTGCTCGTGGCTAATACAGTAGACCGGGAGGGCCGACCTGTATTGGTACATTGTTCGGATGGCTGGGACCGCACACCACAGATTGTAGCCCTGGCCAAAATACTATTGGACCCGTATTACAGGACACTGGAGGTACTGAGAAGGGGTGGGTGGAGAAGGTTTGGTTCCTGGGATCTGTTTCGGGAATCTTTGAGTAGAAGCCATGAGAggctttcttttctgtcttattCTTTGTAACTGTAGGTATTCAGCTCCTGCCATCTCTTGGGGAGGAGCCCTGTTCATAGTAGCATGTTCAGAGAGGCCTTAGgcttagattttcttttcttggcaGGGCTTTCAAGTATTAGTAGAGTCTGACTGGCTGGATTTTGGACACAAGTTTGGAGATCGCTGTGGCCACCAGGAGAATGCAGAGGACCAAAACGAACAGTGCCCTGTATTCCTCCAGTGGCTAGATTCTGTTCATCAGTTGCTCAAGCAGTTCCCTTGCCTGTTCGAGTTCAATGAGGCTTTCTTGGTAAGGTCTAAAGTCTGTGCACAGGGCGTGGGATGGTGGCCAAGGCTCCCTGGGTGCTAGCTGTCTTGGTCCTTTAGGTTAAACTGGTACAGCACACGTACTCTTGTCTCTATGGCACGTTCCTGGCCAACAACCCCTGTGAGCGAGAAAAGCGCAACATCTATAAGAGGACCTGCTCTGTGTGGGCCCTTCTGCGAGCTGGCAACAAGAACTTTCATAACTTCCTCTATACACCTGGCTCGGACATGGTAAGTCAAACTGTATCCTGTTGGTGCAGTGTGGAGACCAATAGGGAGCATAGGTGGGGTAGGTGTGTGGAGGGCAGAAAGTCAAGAACTTAGGAGAGCAAAAGGGATCAAGAGTATTTTACAAATACTAGTTTGAGACAATTTTCCTAGGTCCTGCATCCTGTGTGTCATGTTCGGGCCTTGCACCTCTGGACAGCTGTTTATTTGCCAGCATCATCTCCTTGCACACTTGGAGAAGAGAACATGGACCTTTACCTTTCCCCagcagctcagagccaggagtttgcAGGTCGCTCCCTGGATCGGTAAGCTGAGGCCTTGTTCCTTTCACCATGAAGAACTAACTGCCTGTTGTCTTGCCTcaattgtgttttctttcttctgtaaGATCTTTGTAAGCAATTCTGAGTCAgttaaaggaaaaacttggaacaGACTTATACCTCATCTGGAGGCACTCTGTACTTTGAGGTCCTCCCCTAAGATTAGATTTGTTATCTTTTTTCCTGTACTGCTATCACCCTGGGTCACAGACCCAAGCAAGAGAGATCAGAGCAGAACAGAAAGGATTTCTTGAGGAAGGTTTGTGAGAATATTCTTGAGTTATGTTTTCACTGATAAATAGTATATAGAGATTGCTATTTTAGTTCTGCCCTGTACTCTGACCACTACAGGTTTCCAGAAGCATCTGAGTCATAGAGACAAAGTCTTCATATCACGGTTAGCTCTCATGATATCACCTTAAAAAAAAGCCCAGAATTTAAAGGGAGATAGGAAAATTAAAGTTACGTTATCTCAAAATTATAATGTGATTACATTACAAAATTATATTGTGATTACTTCGGttttacagaagagaaaagagtttAAATAATTTGCTTAAGTTTGTAAGTGGTAATTGTGATgtgattctattttctttcctttttgaggGGTGGtggtttgggttacacctggttacCAGGGATAACTACTGAAATCCCGCACAGAAAATattcgtggtgctcaggggaccatatgggatgctggggatgacgtatgggttggctgcgtgcaaggcaagctccttatccattctactatctctgcagcctttgctatcatttaaaatttttgttttctttctgtactTCAAGAacctttttaaaacatttgaatatacaacacaaacacacacactttgtATGTTTGTACATAgtgccacacccaataatgctgaaggcttacttcttcttttttttttgtttttcgggccacacctgtttaatgctcaggggttactcctggctaagcactcagaaattgcccctggcttggggggggggggaccatatgggacactgggggatcgaactgaggtccttccttggctagtgcttgcaaggcagacaccttacctctagcgccacctcgctggccccatctggctgtgcattcagggattacgcttggcttttttttttttttttttttgggccacctctggcgttgctcaggggttactcctggctgtctgctcagaaatagctcctggggcctggagagatagcacagcggtgtttgccttgcaagcagccgatccaggaccaaaggtggttggttcaaatccggtgtcccatatggtcccccgtgcctgccaggagctatttctgagcagacagccaggagtaacccctgagcactgctgggtgtggcccaaaaaccaaaaaaaaaaaaaaagaaatagctcctggcaggcacgggggaccatatgggacaccgggatttgaaccaaccacctttggtcctggatcagctgtttgcaagggaaacactgctgtgctatctctctgggctcccagggattactcttgacagacttgggggaccatttgtgccagggattgaaccctaatCAATTCTCTACAAGGCAAGCAATATTACTTCTGTTCTGTCACCCAGGCCTGAAGGGATATAAATGTTTTGAGTGCCTAATAATGCATAAATCAGTACTCTCTTAAAATAAATTCCTATCTTTTTAAgatagttcaaaaataaaaataggggctggagagatagcatggaggtaggacgtttgccttgcatgcaaaaagatgatggttcgaatcctggcattccatatggtccccaagcaagtttttttttgttgttgggaatAAAGTTAACCTTCTGGTAGATAATTTGGGTGGGGCTTTTATTCAGgttagttgttctttttttttttttttttttgccacacccagtgttccaaatcagaaatttctcctggaaggcttggggaccatatgggagatgctgaggatcgatcCTGGGTCGActtcgtgcaagacaaactctacttactatgctatcgctctggcccttataTTGATTAATTTGAATTCATTTGTCAGTATTAAGGCATTGAACAATAACATTATAACCTGGAGATTTTTGGAGAACAGTGAGTAGAGTAGGTAAAGTACAGAGACATGCAATTATGGTCATAATTCAGGTATGAGTGGAAGAATctttggaaaagagaaaggattatatccagagacattttctttttattgtttatgttgtttttttggctgtgtgcaaggcaagctccctatttgctgcattattgctccagGATCTCTGACATATTTTCAAGAAGTCATTTTGAGAAGTCAGCTATGAAAGGGAATGTtggaggataaaaataaaagaagagtaaAGATGGTTAAAGACAGATCCTAGGTATTTGAGCTTAATAAAACAGAGGATATTAGTAGCACCTAGAGATGTGGTTCAGGGAGAAAGAGGCGATTCAAATAGATTGGAGTTGAAATATATGATGACAGCAAAAAGAATGTATGCTGGAGGCAGTTCAAGATAagcagctgggcccggagagatagcacagcagcgtttgccttgcaagcagccgatccaggaccaaaggtggttggttcgaatcccggtgtcccatatggtcccccgtgcctgccaggagctatttctgagcagacagccaggagtaacccctgagcaacgccgggtgtgatccccccacccaaaaaaaaaaaagataagcagcTGATTTAGAGGAAATGGTTTAAAGGTTATAAAGGAAGCTAACAGCTGATGTGACTCACTTTTTATTATACCTTTACCTATATAGCAGatactctttccttttctcccaccAAAATTTAATACATTCTTCTATTCCTAATGCATATTCTGCCCTCTCTGTATAGTCTTCCCTGACTATCATAGCTGGATGTGTTCTGTTATTTCTCTTGGTCCTGAATGCCTCAGGCCAGGCATATTGTTGCCCCagcatcattttatattattgaatataACAGTAAGCTTTGATGCTCTCAACATCACCTGTAGACTCTTGGTATTGTTGAATCTGGGTAGGGAGAACATCAGGGGTTCTCCAGactcatccacttctttgaaaatatacttGAATGTTTCCACAATGAAAAGTAAAACAGAAGAATAAACAGTTGCTATGCAGGGACTCCAGAGACTATTCTTAACAATTGCTTGCTATTCATTCTGGAAAGTTGTGCCCTTcccctcaaacaacaacaacaaaacaataacaagatCAAATACAAAAGTTCTTTTAAAACATACAtgttgcgggcccggagagatagcacagcggcgtttgctttgcaagcagccgatccaggaccaaaggtggttggttcgaatcccggtgtcccatatggtcccccgtgcctgccaggagctatttctgagcagacagccaggagtaatccctgagcatcaccgggtgtggcccaaaaaccaaaaaaaaaacaaaaaacaagaaacatacatgttggggctggagcaatagtacagcaaacagggtacttacttgccttgcatatgactaaccATGGTGTGGTCCCTGGCGtcctttatggttccccaaaccctccttgagagagtgattcctgaacacagatccgggagtaaccccaaaatactgttgggtgtgggcactcccaaataaataaacagaaattccATGACTGGGGGTTAGTAGAGGAGTTAGGGCAATACCAGGTGATAGCCCTGGAAGCCCTTGGCCCCCCTCCCTTGCCCCCTGGCATtgcagggcccaagcagcactATATGCCACAGTTCTTGGTAAGAGTAGCTGGCAGTCACTGGGGGTGACTTCCAGGCCCTCTGAAATTTGCTtgagatgcaaaaaaagaaaaaaaagagagaaattgaaaaaaaattcattaaaaaaagaaaaaaagagagaaattgaaaaaaaatttaaaaaataatataactataGGGAAGGGGCGGggcaaaaataatttaactatatTGTAAATATGTTTCAGGGATTTTGCTACCTAGATTGGACTGAGGCATGTGAATATAGGAATTCAGTAAATGTATACTATACTATTTCCTGGTAAATATTCCTGAATCTTACATTGTTCTAGGGACTCATGAGCTGCAATAAAAGGCAAGGCAGCCAAGGAAGAACTCAGTGCTagaatatatgctttgcatgaatGAGGCCCTGGGTCCCATTCAGGGTCCCCAAGCCAACTAAATAAATATCAGGACagttcttaaaaatttttattcttggggccgggcggtggcgctggaggttaggtgcctgccttgcctgcgctagcctaggacggactgcggttcgatcccccggcgtcccatatggtcccccaagaagccaggagcaacttctgagcgcatagccaggagtaacccctgagcgtcacagggtgtggcccaaaaaccaaaaaaaaaaaaatttttattcttggggccagagtgatagtgcagtggtagggcatttaccttgcaagcggctgacccaggacagaccttggttcaatcccggatgtcccatatggtccctcaagccagtaacaatttctgagtgcatagccaggaatgtcaccgggtgtggtccaacaacaacaacaaaaatttttttttcctattctccATTTGGTACCTACCATGGGAAGTTTCGTGATATATTTCTAGCTAGAAAGATATATTTAGAAGGGTCATCGGCACAGAATGTAGTCGAAACCACTCGAGTGGCTGAAATTGTCCAGGGAGATATTGTACAAGTTGAGAATTGGAGAAAGCTGAGAACAGACCTGGGATTTTAAGAACAGAGGGCTTGTTCTACACATTTTTTTTCAtcctcagattctttttttttttttaatttttattgtggccgaagtaaattataaatctttcacagtaatagttaagataaatagtgacaatgaatcattGCTCAACACATTTTATAGAGAAGATTTGCAgtgaacattgttttttttttttttcaaatttaaatggtATTGTTTCTTGTGAACGCTTACTTttattattctgatttttaatGTACTCTATAATTCTGTGTATTGGTGGTACTTAATTTCCTGACCTAGAGGTTTTGTTCTTATCATTTCAGATTGTCTAAAACCAGAtcaatggatgatcttctttctGCTGGTGATACAAGCAGCCCCCTCACTCGTACATCCAGTGACCCTAACCTGAATAACCACTGTCAGGAGGCCCGTGTAGGCCTGGAACCCTGGCACAGCAATCCTGAGGGGTCAGAGACATCTTTTGTGGAACCTGGAGCAGGAGGTCCTCAGCAGACTGTAGAAGAAATGGGTCTTTCTTCCCCTCAGCCCAACAGCCAGAACGACTGTGTGAGCAATATGCCTTCCAAGAGTCAGAAAAGCTGTTCTTTAAGTAACAAACTGCTTAATACTACAGAGTTCCAGGAGGTGGAGAGCAGCACCTCTGATCCTGAAATCaaagacctgggacagactttgGCGCCAGCTCCAGACCCTACTGTCCAGGATGAGCGGGATAGGACTTTCGTTGGCATAGGAGGACCACCTGAACTTTGTCCTGAGAAAGAAGCTGTCAGTGCACTCTCTAAAGTTGTCTCTGACAAGTGTGAGGGAATTTGTGGTTTTCCTGAATCTGTCCAGGATCCCCTTATCAGCACTTCCCAACAGGCCAAGTTGGACTCtgtgctgggtgtgccctccaatTGTGTTCCGGATCACAGTTTGGGGACCCTTTGTAACCCACCAAGTGCTACCTGCCAAATTCCTGCACATCCAAGCACTGACATTCTCAGCCAACATCAGTCAGTGTCTGCGGCACATATCTCCCATCAGGAACAGCGAAGCTCTACGCCAGATATGGTTCATGGGGAGGAAGACACTGGCAAAAAAGGGACTAATAGGAATGGGCAGTTATTGGAAAACCCTTGCTTGGGAAAAGTGCCATTGGAATTGATTCGAAAGCCAATTTCTCAGAGCCAGATCAGcgagttctcttttttggggtCCAACTGGGACAGCTTCCAAGGGATGGTGACTTCATTACCGAGTGGGGAGACCACCCCTCGGCGACTGCTTTCCTATGGCTGTTGTAGCAAGAGGTTGAGCAGTAAGCAGGTGCGAGGACCAGGGTCCTGCTTTGGGGGCCAGTGGGCTCAGAGAGAAGGTGTGAAGTCACCCGTCTGTCCTAGTCATTCCAATGGGCATTGTACTGGTCCAGGAGGGAAAAACAACCGAATGTGGTTGTCCAGTAATTCAAAGCAGGTTTCCAGCACAAAGCCTGTTGCCCTGAGCTGTCCTTCTCCGGTGCCTCCTCTCTACCTGGATGATGATGGACTCCCCTTTCCCACGGATGTGATCCAGCACAGATTACGGCAAATTGAAGCAGGGTATAAGCAAGAGGTGGAACAGCTACGTCGACAGGTGCGAGAGCTTCAGATGAGACTGGATATCCGGCACTGCTGTGCCCCTCCAGCAGAACCCCCCATGGACTATGAGGATGATTTTGTAAGTATTCACCTACTGCTGTCCAACCATTCATTTATTCTGTCTAtcttttcattattcattgtttaCTCACTGATACTGTGTGCCACTGATTCTGGTGATTGGGCTATAGGATGAAGGCCATGGTCCATGCTTTCAGGGTGTTAAGTCTATTGGGAGAGATGAGTAAATAACTGGAAAGATAttcttttcatttggggggggggggtcagccaCACCTaatggcattcagaggttactcctggctctgcgcttagaaatcgcccctggcaggcttgggaccatatgagatgcagggaatcgaacctgggttggtcctgtgttagccacttgcaaggcaaatgccttaccactgtgctactgctctggccctggaaagaTGTTCTTAAGTATTATTGTAAGAAACATCTGGGTAGAGTGAAAGAAAGATTAGGAAAGGCTTTGCTGAAAAGATACTATTGAGCTGAGAGCTAAAGAATATGTGGTATTTAGC
This genomic interval carries:
- the MTMR4 gene encoding myotubularin-related protein 4 isoform X3, producing MGFDLQNVWRVSHINNNYKLCPSYPQKLLVPVWITDKELENVASFRSWKRIPAVVYRHLRNGAAIARCSQPEISWWGWRNADDEYLVTSIAKACALDPGTRVSGASVSTGNSDASEACDTDFDSSLTTCSGVESTAAPQKLLILDARSYTAAVANRAKGGGCECEEYYPNCEVVFMGMANIHAIRNSFHYLRAVCSQMPDPSNWLSALESTKWLQHLSVMLKAAVLVANTVDREGRPVLVHCSDGWDRTPQIVALAKILLDPYYRTLEGFQVLVESDWLDFGHKFGDRCGHQENAEDQNEQCPVFLQWLDSVHQLLKQFPCLFEFNEAFLVKLVQHTYSCLYGTFLANNPCEREKRNIYKRTCSVWALLRAGNKNFHNFLYTPGSDMVLHPVCHVRALHLWTAVYLPASSPCTLGEENMDLYLSPAAQSQEFAGRSLDRLSKTRSMDDLLSAGDTSSPLTRTSSDPNLNNHCQEARVGLEPWHSNPEGSETSFVEPGAGGPQQTVEEMGLSSPQPNSQNDCVSNMPSKSQKSCSLSNKLLNTTEFQEVESSTSDPEIKDLGQTLAPAPDPTVQDERDRTFVGIGGPPELCPEKEAVSALSKVVSDKCEGICGFPESVQDPLISTSQQAKLDSVLGVPSNCVPDHSLGTLCNPPSATCQIPAHPSTDILSQHQSVSAAHISHQEQRSSTPDMVHGEEDTGKKGTNRNGQLLENPCLGKVPLELIRKPISQSQISEFSFLGSNWDSFQGMVTSLPSGETTPRRLLSYGCCSKRLSSKQVRGPGSCFGGQWAQREGVKSPVCPSHSNGHCTGPGGKNNRMWLSSNSKQVSSTKPVALSCPSPVPPLYLDDDGLPFPTDVIQHRLRQIEAGYKQEVEQLRRQVRELQMRLDIRHCCAPPAEPPMDYEDDFTCLKESDGSDTEDYGSDHSEDCLSEASWEPVDKKETEVTRWVPDHMASHCYNCDCEFWLAKRRHHCRNCGNVFCAGCCHLKLPIPDQQLYDPVLVCNSCYEHIQVSRARELMSQHLKKPIATASS
- the MTMR4 gene encoding myotubularin-related protein 4 isoform X2, which gives rise to MGEEGPPSLEYIQAKDLFPPKELVKEEENLQVPFTVLQGEGVEFLGRAADALIAISNYRLHIKFKDSVINVPLRMIDSVESRDMFQLHIACKDSKVVRCHFSTFKQCQEWLSRLCRATARPAKPEDLFAFAYHAWCLGLTEEDQHTHLCQPGEHIRCRQEAELTRMGFDLQNVWRVSHINNNYKLCPSYPQKLLVPVWITDKELENVASFRSWKRIPAVVYRHLRNGAAIARCSQPEISWWGWRNADDEYLVTSIAKACALDPGTRVSGASVSTGNSDASEACDTDFDSSLTTCSGVESTAAPQKLLILDARSYTAAVANRAKGGGCECEEYYPNCEVVFMGMANIHAIRNSFHYLRAVCSQMPDPSNWLSALESTKWLQHLSVMLKAAVLVANTVDREGRPVLVHCSDGWDRTPQIVALAKILLDPYYRTLEGFQVLVESDWLDFGHKFGDRCGHQENAEDQNEQCPVFLQWLDSVHQLLKQFPCLFEFNEAFLVKLVQHTYSCLYGTFLANNPCEREKRNIYKRTCSVWALLRAGNKNFHNFLYTPGSDMVLHPVCHVRALHLWTAVYLPASSPCTLGEENMDLYLSPAAQSQEFAGRSLDRLSKTRSMDDLLSAGDTSSPLTRTSSDPNLNNHCQEARVGLEPWHSNPEGSETSFVEPGAGGPQQTVEEMGLSSPQPNSQNDCVSNMPSKSQKSCSLSNKLLNTTEFQEVESSTSDPEIKDLGQTLAPAPDPTVQDERDRTFVGIGGPPELCPEKEAVSALSKVVSDKCEGICGFPESVQDPLISTSQQAKLDSVLGVPSNCVPDHSLGTLCNPPSATCQIPAHPSTDILSQHQSVSAAHISHQEQRSSTPDMVHGEEDTGKKGTNRNGQLLENPCLGKVPLELIRKPISQSQISEFSFLGSNWDSFQGMVTSLPSGETTPRRLLSYGCCSKRLSSKQVRGPGSCFGGQWAQREGVKSPVCPSHSNGHCTGPGGKNNRMWLSSNSKQVSSTKPVALSCPSPVPPLYLDDDGLPFPTDVIQHRLRQIEAGYKQEVEQLRRQVRELQMRLDIRHCCAPPAEPPMDYEDDFTCLKESDGSDTEDYGSDHSEDCLSEASWEPVDKKETEVTRWVPDHMASHCYNCDCEFWLAKRRHHCRNCGNVFCAGCCHLKLPIPDQQLYDPVLVCNSCYEHIQVSRARELMSQHLKKPIATASS
- the MTMR4 gene encoding myotubularin-related protein 4 isoform X1, whose amino-acid sequence is MSLTARVSCSMLSCFGEEGPPSLEYIQAKDLFPPKELVKEEENLQVPFTVLQGEGVEFLGRAADALIAISNYRLHIKFKDSVINVPLRMIDSVESRDMFQLHIACKDSKVVRCHFSTFKQCQEWLSRLCRATARPAKPEDLFAFAYHAWCLGLTEEDQHTHLCQPGEHIRCRQEAELTRMGFDLQNVWRVSHINNNYKLCPSYPQKLLVPVWITDKELENVASFRSWKRIPAVVYRHLRNGAAIARCSQPEISWWGWRNADDEYLVTSIAKACALDPGTRVSGASVSTGNSDASEACDTDFDSSLTTCSGVESTAAPQKLLILDARSYTAAVANRAKGGGCECEEYYPNCEVVFMGMANIHAIRNSFHYLRAVCSQMPDPSNWLSALESTKWLQHLSVMLKAAVLVANTVDREGRPVLVHCSDGWDRTPQIVALAKILLDPYYRTLEGFQVLVESDWLDFGHKFGDRCGHQENAEDQNEQCPVFLQWLDSVHQLLKQFPCLFEFNEAFLVKLVQHTYSCLYGTFLANNPCEREKRNIYKRTCSVWALLRAGNKNFHNFLYTPGSDMVLHPVCHVRALHLWTAVYLPASSPCTLGEENMDLYLSPAAQSQEFAGRSLDRLSKTRSMDDLLSAGDTSSPLTRTSSDPNLNNHCQEARVGLEPWHSNPEGSETSFVEPGAGGPQQTVEEMGLSSPQPNSQNDCVSNMPSKSQKSCSLSNKLLNTTEFQEVESSTSDPEIKDLGQTLAPAPDPTVQDERDRTFVGIGGPPELCPEKEAVSALSKVVSDKCEGICGFPESVQDPLISTSQQAKLDSVLGVPSNCVPDHSLGTLCNPPSATCQIPAHPSTDILSQHQSVSAAHISHQEQRSSTPDMVHGEEDTGKKGTNRNGQLLENPCLGKVPLELIRKPISQSQISEFSFLGSNWDSFQGMVTSLPSGETTPRRLLSYGCCSKRLSSKQVRGPGSCFGGQWAQREGVKSPVCPSHSNGHCTGPGGKNNRMWLSSNSKQVSSTKPVALSCPSPVPPLYLDDDGLPFPTDVIQHRLRQIEAGYKQEVEQLRRQVRELQMRLDIRHCCAPPAEPPMDYEDDFTCLKESDGSDTEDYGSDHSEDCLSEASWEPVDKKETEVTRWVPDHMASHCYNCDCEFWLAKRRHHCRNCGNVFCAGCCHLKLPIPDQQLYDPVLVCNSCYEHIQVSRARELMSQHLKKPIATASS